The following coding sequences are from one Prochlorococcus marinus CUG1438 window:
- a CDS encoding methyltransferase domain-containing protein — protein sequence MIEMDKKKWNEKIKNNFNDAAYRYLEYSNIQKCFAEKIVQFINELNLPKKGEWIDLGSGPGLLADEIEKKFSSQKVCRIDFSKKMLLENKLSSKKILWDLNNDLPPEINNCSLLTSNFCVHWLNNPEKIIKNWFSKLTPGGFLIISYPTKDCFPEWKDTCRKIDIEYSGLNFLCSKELLKDFKSTEIHYSEKFNYLENFEDVYKLFRSIKNVGAQSTNCKRKTVRELKAIQKSWPKNYNNTVNLSWQIEIQIMKKL from the coding sequence ATGATTGAAATGGATAAAAAAAAGTGGAATGAGAAAATAAAAAATAATTTCAATGATGCTGCATATCGGTATTTAGAGTATTCAAATATTCAGAAGTGTTTTGCAGAAAAGATTGTTCAATTTATAAATGAATTAAATCTTCCCAAAAAAGGTGAATGGATAGATCTAGGATCAGGTCCTGGACTATTAGCTGATGAAATAGAAAAAAAATTTTCTTCCCAAAAAGTATGCAGAATTGATTTCAGCAAAAAAATGCTTCTGGAGAATAAATTATCTAGTAAAAAGATTCTATGGGATTTGAATAATGATTTACCTCCTGAAATCAATAACTGTTCTCTATTAACATCCAACTTTTGCGTACATTGGTTAAACAACCCAGAAAAGATAATAAAAAATTGGTTTAGTAAATTAACACCTGGAGGTTTTTTAATCATTTCATATCCAACAAAAGATTGTTTTCCTGAATGGAAAGATACTTGCAGAAAAATTGATATTGAATATAGTGGTCTTAATTTCCTTTGCTCTAAAGAATTATTAAAAGATTTCAAATCAACTGAAATACATTATTCAGAAAAGTTTAATTATCTTGAAAATTTTGAAGATGTATATAAGCTTTTTAGAAGCATTAAAAATGTAGGGGCACAATCAACAAACTGTAAACGAAAAACAGTGAGAGAGTTAAAAGCAATTCAAAAGTCTTGGCCAAAGAATTACAATAATACAGTGAACCTTTCATGGCAAATTGAGATTCAAATTATGAAGAAATTATGA
- a CDS encoding 8-amino-7-oxononanoate synthase — MKKIKIPKNRIRKLKTFSLGKKPFELLSSNSHNKKLIDLCSNDYFGLSRDKDLIKAAYEISLLEGIGSGSSRFITGSRPIHKLLENELAKWLDQQKVLLFPSGFQANIAAIQALANRNSIVIADKLIHNSLLVGVKAAQAKLVRFSHNNLKDLEDKIIKSHTTKNSILVVVESLYSMEGSIAPLKEISEICKKYSVQLLVDEAHAIGILGPEGRGLSFNCRSDITMITGTFGKAFGSGGAFIASNSEVGEYIIQTSGAFRYTTALAPSLAAGALEGLKKILENKEWGSELLSSTKVWKDEIIKNFSFPVQGDSHILSIIVGQEEKAIYLQKYLEENGFLAIAIRPPTVPVGQSRIRITIRRNLDFNLLKNFIAVLKEFK, encoded by the coding sequence ATGAAAAAAATAAAAATTCCAAAAAATAGAATCCGTAAATTAAAAACATTTTCTTTAGGTAAAAAACCATTCGAACTTCTAAGTTCAAATTCACATAATAAAAAACTTATAGACTTATGCAGCAATGACTATTTTGGATTAAGTAGAGACAAGGATTTAATAAAAGCTGCTTACGAAATAAGCCTTTTAGAAGGTATTGGTTCAGGAAGTTCTAGGTTTATTACCGGTTCAAGACCAATACATAAATTGTTAGAGAATGAACTTGCAAAATGGCTTGATCAACAAAAAGTACTACTTTTCCCAAGCGGATTTCAAGCAAACATAGCCGCTATCCAGGCTTTAGCGAACAGAAATAGTATCGTAATAGCAGATAAATTGATCCATAACTCTTTATTAGTTGGAGTCAAAGCTGCTCAAGCAAAACTGGTCCGATTTTCACACAATAATTTAAAAGATTTAGAAGATAAAATTATTAAATCTCACACTACAAAAAATTCCATTTTAGTTGTTGTTGAATCTCTTTATAGCATGGAGGGCTCGATTGCTCCGCTCAAAGAGATATCAGAAATTTGCAAAAAATATAGTGTTCAATTATTAGTTGACGAAGCTCATGCTATTGGAATCTTAGGGCCTGAAGGCAGGGGTTTAAGTTTTAATTGCCGTTCGGATATAACTATGATTACTGGAACTTTTGGAAAAGCATTTGGCAGCGGGGGAGCTTTCATTGCTTCAAATTCAGAAGTTGGTGAATATATTATCCAAACAAGTGGGGCATTTAGGTACACAACCGCGCTTGCTCCATCTTTAGCTGCTGGGGCTCTAGAAGGTTTGAAAAAAATTTTAGAAAATAAAGAATGGGGCAGTGAATTGTTATCTTCTACGAAGGTATGGAAAGATGAAATTATTAAAAATTTTAGTTTTCCAGTTCAAGGAGATTCTCACATTTTATCAATTATTGTTGGCCAAGAAGAGAAGGCGATTTATCTACAAAAATATCTTGAAGAAAATGGGTTTTTAGCAATTGCTATAAGACCTCCAACTGTGCCAGTGGGACAATCTAGAATCAGAATAACAATAAGAAGAAATTTAGATTTTAATCTGCTAAAAAATTTCATTGCAGTATTAAAAGAGTTTAAATGA
- a CDS encoding DEAD/DEAH box helicase yields the protein MLNLEEYFPFPLDDFQLEAIRAINSGNSVVLTAPTGSGKTLIGEFAIYRGLAHESRVFYTTPLKALSNQKFRDFANQYGENKVGLLTGDISINREAPILVMTTEIFRNMLYGEFDEFDDPLGNLESVILDECHYMNDPQRGTVWEETIIHCPTRTQIIALSATISNADQLQNWIEKVHGPTILINSDKRPVPLDFIFCSVKGLHPLLNNKGNGIHPNCKIWRAPKGQKRRGKVGRIMQPKSPSIGFVISKLAERNMLPAIYFIFSRRGCDKAIENIKDLTLVSYVEANMISQKLDVYLKNNQEAIKDKSQCEALKRGIASHHAGLLPAWKELVEELFQQGLIKVVFATETLAAGINMPARTTVISSLSKRTEDGHRLLFSSEFLQMSGRAGRRGKDTQGYVVTLQTRFEGAKEASALAISKPNSLESQFTPSYGMVLNLLQSYTLEKSKELIKRSFGSFLYLGQSSGENIILENLDKDLTKLKKITSDVSWKDFDDYEKLKNRLKEERRLLKILEKQAAEKLSEEITHALPYIKDGSLILIKAPQIKRKIVPGLICRKIYESRKIKSILCLTMDNLFILIKPSCIVSIFNDLDVIDVLGLEAPNMYFSGEVVRGDEMSQCFADQILEVSRKNDLQTPQYDLTTEVLAQQQQINNLEEEVTDHRAHRFGDSRKLKKYRKRIVDVEQEINMRKKLLEDKENHNWRTFTDLIKILIHFGCLNDLELTEVGQTVGAIRSENELWIGLVLVSGYLDDLDPPELAAIVQAICVDVRRPNLWCNFKPSLKVIDVFNELDGLRKLVASQQNKFHIEIPIYLETDLTGIISEWARGKKWKDLVFNTSLDEGDVVRIIRRTIDVLSQVQYCIGVSNKLKSKAKLALKAINRFPVSESNDLIKVSEDINPATKRIDNNS from the coding sequence TTGCTTAATTTAGAGGAATATTTCCCCTTTCCGCTAGATGATTTCCAATTAGAGGCAATACGAGCTATTAATAGCGGAAATTCTGTTGTTTTAACGGCACCAACTGGTTCGGGTAAAACATTGATAGGTGAATTTGCTATATATAGAGGTTTAGCTCATGAAAGCAGAGTTTTTTATACAACACCTTTAAAGGCCTTATCAAATCAAAAGTTTAGAGATTTTGCTAATCAATATGGTGAGAATAAAGTTGGTCTTTTAACTGGAGATATAAGTATTAATAGAGAAGCACCAATCTTAGTCATGACGACTGAGATTTTTAGGAACATGCTTTATGGCGAATTTGATGAATTTGATGATCCCTTAGGAAATCTAGAATCTGTAATTCTTGATGAATGTCATTACATGAATGACCCCCAAAGAGGCACAGTTTGGGAGGAAACTATAATCCATTGCCCTACTAGAACTCAAATAATAGCTTTATCAGCAACAATATCTAATGCAGATCAACTACAAAATTGGATAGAAAAAGTTCATGGACCCACAATATTAATTAATAGTGATAAGAGACCAGTCCCACTTGATTTTATTTTTTGTAGTGTTAAAGGCCTCCATCCACTTTTAAATAATAAGGGTAATGGAATTCATCCAAACTGTAAGATTTGGAGAGCTCCTAAAGGGCAGAAAAGGAGAGGAAAAGTAGGTAGGATAATGCAACCAAAGTCCCCCTCAATTGGCTTTGTGATCTCGAAACTAGCTGAACGAAATATGTTGCCTGCTATTTATTTTATTTTTAGTAGAAGAGGATGTGACAAGGCTATTGAAAATATAAAAGATTTAACTTTAGTAAGTTATGTAGAAGCTAATATGATATCCCAAAAATTAGATGTTTATCTTAAAAATAATCAAGAGGCAATTAAAGATAAATCACAATGCGAGGCATTAAAGCGCGGTATTGCATCTCATCATGCTGGATTATTGCCTGCATGGAAAGAATTGGTTGAGGAATTATTTCAGCAAGGTTTGATAAAAGTTGTTTTTGCAACTGAAACTCTAGCTGCAGGAATTAATATGCCCGCAAGAACAACCGTTATTTCCTCTTTATCAAAAAGGACAGAAGATGGGCATAGATTATTATTTAGTAGTGAATTTTTGCAAATGTCAGGAAGAGCTGGAAGAAGAGGAAAAGATACCCAAGGATATGTTGTTACATTACAAACAAGATTTGAAGGCGCTAAAGAAGCAAGTGCACTAGCTATTAGTAAACCAAATTCTTTAGAGAGTCAATTTACTCCAAGCTATGGAATGGTACTTAATCTTTTACAAAGTTATACTTTAGAAAAGTCTAAAGAATTAATTAAAAGGAGTTTTGGTAGTTTTTTGTATTTAGGTCAATCCTCAGGCGAGAATATAATTCTTGAAAATTTAGATAAAGATTTAACTAAATTAAAAAAAATTACATCTGACGTCTCATGGAAAGATTTTGATGACTACGAAAAATTAAAAAATCGTCTTAAAGAAGAGAGAAGGCTCTTGAAAATTTTAGAAAAACAAGCAGCAGAAAAATTATCAGAAGAGATCACTCATGCGCTCCCATATATTAAAGATGGAAGCCTAATTTTAATCAAAGCTCCTCAAATTAAAAGAAAAATTGTTCCAGGTTTAATTTGTAGGAAAATATATGAATCCCGAAAAATTAAGAGTATATTGTGTTTGACAATGGATAATTTATTTATTCTTATAAAACCATCATGCATAGTAAGTATTTTTAATGATTTGGATGTAATTGATGTCTTAGGACTTGAAGCACCAAATATGTATTTTTCTGGAGAGGTTGTTAGGGGAGATGAGATGTCGCAGTGTTTCGCGGATCAAATTTTAGAAGTTTCTAGAAAAAATGATTTACAAACTCCACAATATGATCTGACAACGGAAGTTTTGGCACAACAGCAACAAATTAATAATCTAGAAGAAGAAGTCACTGATCATCGCGCACATAGATTCGGAGACTCCAGGAAATTAAAGAAATATAGAAAAAGAATTGTTGATGTTGAACAAGAAATAAATATGAGAAAAAAACTTCTTGAAGATAAAGAAAATCATAACTGGAGAACTTTTACCGATTTGATTAAAATTTTGATTCATTTTGGTTGTTTAAATGATTTGGAATTGACAGAAGTTGGACAAACAGTAGGTGCAATCAGAAGTGAAAATGAATTATGGATTGGTCTTGTTTTAGTTAGTGGTTATTTGGACGATTTAGATCCTCCTGAGTTGGCTGCAATTGTTCAAGCTATATGCGTTGATGTAAGGAGGCCTAATCTTTGGTGTAATTTCAAGCCTTCTTTAAAGGTAATAGATGTTTTTAATGAATTAGATGGTTTAAGAAAATTAGTCGCTTCTCAACAAAATAAGTTTCATATTGAAATTCCTATCTATTTAGAAACAGATTTGACTGGAATTATTTCTGAATGGGCAAGGGGAAAAAAATGGAAAGATTTGGTTTTTAATACTTCATTAGACGAAGGTGATGTAGTAAGGATTATTAGAAGAACTATTGATGTCCTTTCACAAGTGCAATATTGTATTGGTGTTAGTAATAAATTAAAAAGCAAAGCAAAGCTAGCATTAAAAGCTATTAATCGTTTTCCTGTTTCTGAATCTAATGATCTTATAAAAGTCTCTGAAGATATTAATCCTGCAACTAAAAGAATTGACAATAATTCTTAA
- a CDS encoding class II fumarate hydratase, with translation MTKNFRIEKDSMGTIEVPIEALWGAQTQRSIINFSIGEELIPIELIYSLTLIKKAASIANFNLGLIDKRKKDLIVEACTEILDGLHDSQFPLKVWQTGSGTQTNMNVNEVISNIAALKTNSVLGSHQPIHPNDDVNKSQSTNDTFPAAIQISVVNEIIKNLVPTIREITKILDKKSEEWKDLIKIGRTHFQDAVPLTFGQEISGWSAQLKDAENAIIMSLNELYFLPLGGTAVGTGINCPKGFCEESIKSISDDTNLMFYKSKNNFSIMASHDRLAQVMSQIKILAGALFKISNDIKILSSGPRSGIYELIIPQNEPGSSIMPGKVNPTQCEALSMVCTQIMGLEYAVSIANSSGTLQMNEYKPLIGFNILTSLKLLKNAIENFRIKLVDGMEPNQKKMKLNLENSLMLVTAIVPKVGYEKAAEIANLAFKESLNLKEATLKLGYLNEDEFDKAMNINSMI, from the coding sequence ATGACAAAAAACTTTAGGATCGAAAAAGATAGTATGGGAACAATAGAGGTTCCCATTGAAGCTTTGTGGGGTGCTCAAACACAAAGATCGATAATAAATTTTTCTATTGGAGAGGAATTAATTCCAATTGAGTTAATTTATTCACTCACCCTTATAAAAAAAGCTGCTTCAATTGCGAATTTCAATTTGGGTTTAATAGATAAAAGAAAAAAAGATTTGATTGTAGAGGCATGTACAGAGATTCTTGATGGGCTTCATGATTCACAGTTCCCCTTAAAGGTTTGGCAAACAGGTAGTGGTACTCAAACAAATATGAATGTTAATGAGGTAATTTCAAATATTGCAGCATTAAAAACAAATTCAGTGCTTGGTAGTCATCAACCAATTCATCCGAATGATGATGTAAATAAATCTCAGTCAACTAATGATACTTTTCCTGCTGCCATTCAAATATCTGTTGTTAATGAAATAATCAAAAATTTGGTTCCAACTATAAGAGAAATCACGAAGATCCTTGATAAAAAAAGTGAAGAATGGAAAGACCTTATAAAGATAGGAAGAACCCATTTTCAAGATGCAGTACCCCTTACTTTTGGGCAAGAAATATCAGGATGGTCTGCTCAACTTAAAGACGCTGAGAATGCAATTATTATGAGTCTTAATGAATTATATTTCTTACCTCTGGGAGGAACTGCAGTTGGTACAGGGATAAATTGTCCAAAAGGATTTTGTGAAGAGTCTATAAAATCAATTTCCGATGATACTAATCTAATGTTCTATAAATCAAAAAATAATTTTTCTATAATGGCATCGCATGATCGTCTAGCTCAAGTAATGAGTCAGATAAAAATATTAGCAGGCGCATTATTTAAAATTTCAAATGATATAAAAATTTTATCATCTGGTCCAAGATCAGGAATATATGAATTAATAATCCCTCAAAATGAACCTGGAAGTTCTATCATGCCGGGCAAAGTGAATCCGACTCAATGCGAAGCCTTATCAATGGTTTGCACTCAGATAATGGGTCTTGAATATGCAGTTTCAATAGCAAATTCTAGCGGCACTTTACAGATGAATGAATATAAGCCTCTTATTGGATTTAATATTCTTACAAGTTTAAAATTACTTAAAAATGCAATAGAAAACTTCAGAATAAAATTAGTTGATGGGATGGAACCTAATCAAAAGAAAATGAAGTTAAATTTAGAAAATTCACTAATGTTAGTTACAGCCATAGTGCCAAAAGTTGGTTATGAAAAAGCAGCTGAAATTGCAAACCTTGCCTTCAAAGAGTCATTAAATTTAAAAGAGGCCACACTTAAGTTAGGTTATTTAAACGAAGATGAATTTGATAAAGCAATGAATATTAATTCAATGATTTGA
- a CDS encoding adenylosuccinate lyase, with protein MIERYTLPEMGKIWTESAKFQSWLKVEIAACEANFSLGKIPESAMKEIRSNAKFEESRITEIEKEVKHDVIAFLTNVNEFVGDSGRYIHVGMTSSDVLDTGLSLQLKDSCELLLGEIESLENEVRLLARKHKNTLMIGRSHAIHGEPISFGFKLAGWLAEIIRNKKRLLALKESVAIGQISGAMGTYANTNPKVEQITCDLLGLKPDTASTQVISRDRHAEYVQTIALVGASLDRFATEIRNLQRTDVLEVEEGFTKGQKGSSAMPHKRNPIRSERVSGLARILRSYVLTALENVPLWHERDISHSSNERIMLPDVSICLHFMLREMKDIVSNLEVYPKNMLKNLNIYGGVIFSQKVLLLLVEKGLSREKAYSLVQKNAHQAWNTQNGNFKQNIERDNEIMNFIDQSELEECFNPSIHLNNLSVIWEKLGI; from the coding sequence GTGATCGAGCGTTACACATTACCCGAAATGGGGAAAATCTGGACTGAAAGCGCAAAATTCCAGAGTTGGCTTAAGGTTGAAATAGCTGCATGTGAAGCAAATTTTTCCCTTGGGAAAATTCCTGAGAGTGCTATGAAAGAGATACGTTCAAATGCAAAATTTGAAGAATCTAGAATTACAGAAATTGAGAAAGAAGTTAAACATGATGTAATAGCATTTCTTACAAACGTTAATGAATTTGTAGGAGATTCTGGAAGATACATACATGTTGGTATGACCAGTAGTGATGTTCTTGATACTGGCTTATCTCTTCAGTTAAAAGATTCTTGCGAATTATTATTAGGGGAAATTGAGAGCCTAGAAAATGAAGTCAGATTATTAGCAAGGAAGCATAAAAATACATTAATGATTGGCAGATCTCATGCAATTCATGGTGAGCCAATTTCCTTCGGTTTTAAACTTGCTGGATGGTTAGCAGAAATTATAAGGAACAAAAAAAGATTGTTAGCACTTAAAGAATCTGTAGCTATTGGACAAATAAGTGGTGCAATGGGAACTTACGCTAATACGAATCCCAAAGTAGAACAAATCACTTGTGATTTACTCGGCTTAAAACCAGATACAGCAAGTACGCAGGTTATATCAAGAGACAGACATGCAGAATATGTGCAAACTATTGCACTAGTTGGAGCTTCTCTAGATCGATTCGCTACTGAAATAAGGAATTTACAAAGAACTGATGTTTTAGAAGTTGAGGAGGGCTTTACAAAAGGGCAAAAAGGAAGTTCTGCCATGCCTCATAAAAGAAATCCTATTCGAAGTGAAAGAGTAAGCGGTTTAGCAAGAATTTTGAGGAGTTACGTCTTAACAGCACTGGAAAATGTTCCACTTTGGCACGAAAGAGATATAAGCCATAGTTCAAATGAACGAATCATGTTGCCTGATGTATCAATCTGTTTGCATTTTATGCTCAGGGAGATGAAAGATATAGTTAGCAATTTGGAAGTTTATCCAAAAAATATGCTTAAAAATTTAAATATATATGGTGGTGTAATCTTTAGTCAGAAAGTTTTACTTTTGCTTGTAGAGAAGGGCTTGTCTAGAGAAAAGGCTTATAGCCTAGTACAAAAAAATGCGCATCAGGCCTGGAATACTCAGAATGGGAATTTCAAACAAAACATAGAGAGAGATAATGAAATAATGAATTTTATTGATCAAAGTGAATTAGAAGAATGTTTTAATCCTTCAATTCATCTCAATAATTTAAGTGTAATATGGGAGAAGTTAGGTATCTAG
- a CDS encoding TlyA family RNA methyltransferase: MIKKIRLDLYLLNKGLCETRQKAQALILAGKVRDVNGKVFDKPGQQILIESEFFIDSEPIFVSRGGEKLLEAFKKLEIKVKDKICIDAGISTGGFTDCLLQQGAKLVYGIDVGYGQTAWKIRNNPKVILFERTNIRNLKLNDLLSRNGELPNFVVADLSFISLRLVFESISNLLVGDYIEGIFLIKPQFEVGKDKVSKGGVVRNPKFHTEAIESVICTAKNFQWNIKDLIASPLVGPAGNHEYLAWMCLNGESNPIIDGKYIQNLVSETL; the protein is encoded by the coding sequence ATGATTAAAAAAATTAGATTAGACCTTTATCTTCTAAATAAAGGCTTATGTGAAACACGTCAAAAAGCCCAAGCTTTAATTCTTGCCGGCAAGGTTAGAGATGTCAATGGAAAAGTATTTGATAAACCCGGTCAGCAAATATTAATTGAATCTGAATTTTTTATAGATTCCGAACCTATTTTCGTATCAAGGGGCGGCGAAAAATTATTGGAGGCATTTAAAAAACTTGAAATTAAAGTAAAAGATAAAATATGTATTGACGCAGGAATCTCAACTGGAGGATTTACTGATTGCTTATTACAACAAGGAGCAAAGTTAGTTTATGGGATAGATGTTGGTTATGGACAGACTGCATGGAAGATTAGAAATAACCCAAAAGTCATACTTTTTGAAAGAACAAATATTCGAAATTTGAAACTAAATGATCTTTTATCTAGAAATGGTGAATTACCAAATTTTGTGGTCGCGGATTTGTCTTTTATTTCATTAAGGTTAGTTTTCGAATCTATTAGTAATTTACTAGTAGGTGATTATATAGAGGGTATATTTTTAATTAAACCTCAATTTGAGGTCGGTAAAGATAAAGTCAGTAAAGGTGGCGTGGTGCGTAATCCTAAATTCCACACCGAGGCGATAGAGTCTGTTATTTGTACTGCCAAAAATTTTCAATGGAATATAAAGGATTTAATAGCTTCTCCCTTAGTAGGACCTGCAGGTAATCATGAATATCTTGCATGGATGTGTCTAAATGGGGAATCAAATCCAATTATTGATGGTAAATATATACAAAATTTAGTAAGTGAAACTCTTTAA
- a CDS encoding P-II family nitrogen regulator yields MKKIEAIIRPFKLEDVKIALVNSGIVGMTVSEVRGFGRQKGQVERYRGSEFTVEFLQKLKVEVVVEDEKVNSVIDAIAEAAKTGEIGDGKIFITSIDSVVRIRTGDKDEDAL; encoded by the coding sequence ATGAAGAAAATTGAGGCAATCATACGCCCATTTAAACTAGAGGATGTGAAAATTGCATTAGTCAACTCTGGTATTGTTGGAATGACAGTTAGTGAAGTAAGAGGTTTTGGAAGACAAAAAGGACAAGTGGAAAGATATAGAGGATCCGAATTTACAGTTGAATTCCTTCAGAAACTCAAAGTAGAAGTTGTTGTAGAAGATGAAAAAGTTAATTCAGTTATAGATGCAATAGCTGAAGCAGCAAAAACTGGAGAGATAGGTGATGGGAAAATATTTATTACATCAATCGATTCTGTTGTGAGAATTAGGACTGGAGATAAAGATGAAGACGCTCTCTAA
- the queF gene encoding NADPH-dependent 7-cyano-7-deazaguanine reductase QueF: protein MNTARLDDSTQRPLYGERIIEESKIICFENPNKKRIYEISIQLPEFTCKCPFSGYPDFAKLNIIYQPNLRVYELKSLKLYINNFRDMKISHEEVVNRIMDDLVHAGLPHWIHLNAAFNPRGNVSMQLDIFNGEKKN, encoded by the coding sequence ATGAATACAGCTAGATTAGATGATTCAACTCAAAGACCACTATATGGAGAGAGAATTATTGAAGAATCAAAAATAATTTGTTTCGAGAATCCAAATAAGAAAAGAATTTATGAAATTTCTATCCAATTGCCTGAATTCACATGTAAATGCCCCTTTTCTGGTTATCCAGATTTTGCAAAGCTAAATATTATATATCAACCTAATTTGAGAGTCTATGAATTGAAGTCTTTAAAGCTCTATATCAATAATTTTAGAGATATGAAAATATCACATGAGGAAGTTGTGAATAGGATTATGGATGATTTGGTGCATGCAGGCTTACCCCATTGGATACATTTAAATGCTGCATTCAACCCCAGAGGGAATGTTTCTATGCAGTTAGATATTTTTAATGGAGAGAAAAAAAATTAA
- a CDS encoding cytochrome c biogenesis protein ResB, with amino-acid sequence MIIFRNLILKISSLRFAISLIIFIAVSSGIGTFIPQGNSKKFYIDIFDDAPILGFLNGEKVLKLQLDHIYTSFWFLFTLILLCISLAACSLRRQIPSLNASLKWIEYKNEKKFKKLQLTSSHTINKDKDLISKVNLLLEKRGWKTFKFRSHISARRGLIGKVGPLVVHIGLITLLIGSAYGSFTSQSKEQYLLTGESLDLINEVTNSKAQVRLVDFSIERESDGIPKQFISKLDFSSKDLKSNTLKTAKVNHPIRFKGLTIYQADWAISNIVLEIDDILYQLKLKEIPEIANQTWGVLVELGSETKKNFLLTINNENGPLKITDVENFSENILYTNGDPQEINSSKLSLKKIIPSSGLIIKNDPSIPFIYFSFILIIFGTIISLIPTKQLWILVNQESKKLSIGGLSNKNLVGFKKEFLKLSEEIKNF; translated from the coding sequence ATGATTATTTTTAGGAATTTAATTTTAAAAATATCAAGTTTAAGATTCGCTATATCACTCATAATTTTCATAGCCGTTTCAAGTGGCATTGGAACATTCATACCTCAAGGTAATAGTAAAAAATTCTATATTGATATATTTGATGATGCTCCAATTTTAGGATTTTTAAATGGAGAAAAAGTTTTAAAACTTCAATTAGATCATATATACACAAGCTTTTGGTTTTTATTTACATTAATTCTTCTTTGCATTTCTCTCGCAGCTTGTAGTTTAAGAAGGCAAATTCCCTCCTTAAACGCTTCATTAAAATGGATTGAATATAAGAACGAAAAAAAATTTAAAAAACTGCAATTAACCTCAAGTCACACAATTAATAAAGATAAAGACCTTATATCAAAAGTTAATTTGTTACTTGAGAAAAGAGGATGGAAAACGTTCAAATTTAGAAGTCATATTTCCGCAAGAAGGGGTTTAATTGGAAAAGTCGGTCCTTTAGTTGTACATATTGGATTAATAACCTTACTTATAGGTTCAGCATATGGGAGCTTTACAAGTCAATCAAAAGAACAATATTTGCTGACTGGAGAAAGTCTAGATCTTATAAATGAGGTCACAAACTCAAAAGCTCAAGTAAGATTAGTCGATTTTTCTATAGAAAGAGAAAGTGATGGAATACCAAAACAGTTCATTTCAAAATTAGATTTTTCTTCAAAAGATTTAAAATCAAATACATTAAAAACTGCCAAAGTTAATCACCCAATAAGGTTTAAAGGATTAACTATATATCAAGCTGATTGGGCAATATCAAATATAGTTTTAGAAATAGATGATATCCTTTATCAATTAAAATTAAAGGAGATTCCAGAGATCGCTAATCAAACTTGGGGGGTTTTAGTTGAATTAGGTTCAGAGACAAAAAAAAATTTCCTTTTAACCATAAATAACGAAAATGGTCCACTCAAGATTACTGATGTAGAAAATTTCTCCGAAAACATTCTCTATACCAATGGAGACCCCCAAGAAATTAACTCTTCAAAATTATCTTTGAAAAAAATAATACCCAGTAGTGGATTAATAATTAAAAATGATCCCTCTATACCGTTTATTTACTTCTCTTTCATTTTAATAATTTTTGGAACAATAATAAGTCTTATACCAACAAAGCAATTATGGATTCTCGTAAATCAAGAATCAAAAAAATTATCCATTGGAGGTTTAAGCAATAAAAATTTGGTTGGTTTTAAAAAAGAATTTTTAAAATTATCAGAAGAAATTAAAAATTTTTAA